A genomic stretch from Bacillus sp. N1-1 includes:
- a CDS encoding DUF1450 domain-containing protein, which produces MKTIEFCAGNLRDNKKVWEVFEKVPGVELIDYGCLGYCGNCYSEAFAIVEGRLINAETSEALIKKITQKLNEDN; this is translated from the coding sequence ATGAAAACAATTGAATTTTGCGCTGGAAATTTAAGGGATAACAAAAAGGTATGGGAAGTATTCGAAAAGGTACCAGGAGTTGAGTTGATCGATTATGGTTGTCTTGGTTATTGTGGGAACTGCTATAGTGAGGCGTTTGCGATTGTTGAGGGTCGCTTAATCAATGCTGAGACGTCTGAAGCTCTAATTAAAAAAATCACGCAAAAATTAAATGAGGACAATTAA
- a CDS encoding NAD(P)/FAD-dependent oxidoreductase, translating into MKRLVLLGGGYGGMRILQKLFSSDLPEDLTITLVDRNPYHSMKTEYYALAAGTASDHHIRVQFPVHQKLEIKYGEISGIDLNSNVIHLKDDDDLAYDTLVIGLGCEDKYHNVPGADIHTLSIQTIDSSRRTYETLNNLGANSIVGIVGAGLSGVELASELHESRPDLQVKLFDRGHTILSAFPERLGKYVQSWFEERDVEVVSESNITKVEPNTLFNHGEPVHCDSIVWTAGIQPNKIVRELDVEKDPQQRIILNDYHSIPNHDNAFVVGDCASLPHAPSAQLAEEQAEQIALVLQKQWKNETPPALPPIKIKGTLGSLGSKHGFGVMANRPLTGRVPRLLKSGILWMYKNHNG; encoded by the coding sequence ATGAAAAGGCTAGTGCTATTAGGCGGCGGATACGGTGGTATGCGCATTCTACAGAAATTATTTTCATCTGATTTACCAGAAGACCTCACGATTACGCTTGTTGACCGAAATCCTTATCATAGTATGAAAACGGAATATTACGCGCTTGCTGCCGGAACAGCAAGTGATCATCACATACGCGTTCAATTTCCAGTTCATCAAAAGCTTGAAATCAAATATGGTGAAATTAGTGGCATCGACTTAAACTCAAATGTGATTCACTTAAAAGATGATGACGACCTCGCTTACGACACCCTCGTCATTGGTCTTGGTTGTGAAGACAAATATCATAATGTACCAGGCGCTGATATTCATACACTAAGCATCCAAACCATTGATTCTTCAAGAAGAACGTATGAAACCTTAAACAACCTTGGTGCTAACTCAATCGTTGGCATCGTAGGTGCTGGCCTGAGTGGCGTTGAGCTCGCCAGTGAACTTCACGAAAGCAGACCAGACCTTCAAGTCAAATTGTTTGATCGTGGTCATACGATCCTCTCTGCCTTTCCTGAAAGACTCGGAAAATATGTACAGTCTTGGTTTGAAGAACGTGATGTCGAGGTTGTGAGTGAATCCAATATAACAAAAGTAGAACCGAATACCCTTTTTAATCATGGGGAACCCGTTCACTGTGACTCAATTGTTTGGACAGCCGGCATTCAGCCAAACAAAATCGTTCGTGAGCTAGACGTAGAAAAAGATCCACAGCAGCGGATTATCCTTAATGATTACCACTCTATTCCAAATCACGACAATGCATTTGTTGTTGGCGACTGCGCAAGTTTGCCACATGCACCAAGTGCTCAGCTTGCTGAAGAACAGGCTGAACAAATTGCCCTTGTGCTACAAAAGCAATGGAAAAACGAAACACCACCAGCACTTCCACCGATTAAAATCAAAGGAACGCTTGGCTCACTCGGAAGCAAACATGGCTTTGGCGTCATGGCGAATCGACCACTCACTGGTCGGGTACCGCGTCTACTTAAGTCAGGGATCTTATGGATGTATAAAAATCATAATGGTTAA
- a CDS encoding DUF898 domain-containing protein has product METESVTEIRLQQEETSSYFDGGLFQLIGYTLLGWIVTVITLGICFPWSYTMIYSWKARHTVIGGKRLGFDGTAVQLFGNWIKWWLLTIITLGIYSFWLYIALEKWKTKHTHFVN; this is encoded by the coding sequence TTGGAGACAGAATCAGTCACGGAAATTCGGTTACAGCAAGAAGAAACAAGCTCATACTTTGACGGTGGACTATTCCAGCTTATTGGCTACACTTTGTTAGGCTGGATCGTTACGGTCATAACATTAGGTATTTGTTTTCCATGGTCTTACACAATGATTTATTCATGGAAAGCAAGACATACGGTAATTGGTGGAAAACGACTTGGTTTTGATGGTACTGCAGTACAGCTTTTTGGTAATTGGATAAAATGGTGGCTTTTAACCATTATAACTTTAGGAATCTATAGCTTCTGGTTATATATTGCTCTTGAAAAGTGGAAAACGAAGCATACACACTTTGTAAATTAA
- a CDS encoding DUF1462 family protein, with protein sequence MEEVLVYGAGERCASCVNLPSSEETAEWLKAALDRKYPDRQIAVRYIDIHSQLSGAEAIFAAKVIDEDLFYPVIVVQNEIVSEGNPRLKDLYAVLEDQSATA encoded by the coding sequence ATGGAGGAAGTACTTGTCTATGGAGCAGGCGAACGTTGTGCAAGCTGTGTGAATCTGCCTTCTTCAGAAGAAACGGCTGAATGGCTAAAAGCTGCCCTTGATCGGAAATATCCGGATCGACAAATTGCCGTTCGATATATTGATATTCATAGTCAACTTTCAGGAGCAGAAGCGATTTTTGCCGCTAAAGTAATTGATGAAGATCTATTTTATCCCGTCATTGTCGTTCAAAATGAAATTGTCTCAGAAGGAAATCCAAGGTTGAAAGATCTCTATGCTGTATTGGAAGATCAATCAGCTACGGCATAA